The region GGCATTTGCCTGGGGTGCCGGCCTTGACCCCTGCTTGGCACTACCGACTCGGTGGCCGCACGGTCCGTAGGGCGCGGGTCCATGACTCGTGACCGGGAGCCACAACTGGCGAAAGTGATATACTAACGTCGATGTTAGTAACATCGTCGTTAGTTTCGTGAGTGGAGGTCGACAGACGTGGTGGATTTTGTGGGCCGTCGCCAGGAGCTGGCGACGTTGGAGCGAGAGCTGCAGAAGGTGGCGGCAGGGGTTGGCGGGGAGCGGCCCGGTCGGTGCGTGATGTTGCGTGGGCGGCGCCGGGTGGGCAAGTCGCGACTGGTCGAGCGGTTTGCGGAGCGCTCCGGAGCCCCGTTCTTGTTCTACGCGGCGACCGGTGCGTCCCCCAGAGATGATCTGGCACGGCTGGCCCGGGACGCCCAAGCATCGACGCTGCCGTTGGCGGGGCTGGTGGCCGCCGCGCGGCCGGAGAGCTGGGATGCCGCGTTCGATGTGCTGGCCGCGGCGCTGCCCGCCGACCGGGCGAGCGTGCTGGTCATCGACGAGGTGCCGTACTTGATGGATGTCGATGGCACCTTTGAGGGGATGCTGCAACGGGCCTGGGACCGGGTGCTGGAGACCAAGCCGGTGCTGCTGGTTCTCATCGGCTCCGATCTGTCAATGATGGAGGCTCTGAACAGCTACGGGCGACCCTTCCATCAACGCGGCCGGGAGATGGTGCTGGGGCCGCTGAACCCCGCCGAGGTGGGGCGCATGCTCGGGCTGGATCCGGCGGAAGCCTTCGACGCTGCGCTGGTCACCGGGGGATTGCCGCTGATCTGCGCGGAGTGGCCACACGGCGCGGGGCTGTGGGACTTCCTCAATGAGGCGCTGAACGATCCGGTCTCCGCCCTGCTGGTGTCCGCCGAGCGCTCGCTGGCTGCCGAATTCCCCCCGCAGGCTCAGGCCCGTACGGTGCTGGCGGCTATCGGCAGTGGTGAGCGGACCTTCACCAACATCGCCCGTGCGGCCGGCGGGATCGGGGCGACGCCGCTGCAGCGAGCGTTGGAGCTGCTTACGGACAAGCGGATCGTGGCCGCGGAGCTGCCCGTATCGCTGCGTCCGTCGAAGGATCGCCGCTACCGGGTGACAGATCCCTACCTGCGGTTTTGGCTGCACCTGCTTGGCCCGTCCATGGAGGAGATCGAGCGGGGGCGCGGCGATCTGACCTTGGCGCGGATCAGGGAAAACTGGACCAGCTGGCGCGGCCGTGCGATCGAGCCCCTTGTCCGCGAGGCCCTGGCGCGGATACTGCCAGACGACCGGCTGCCCGCGGCCCGCGCAGTGGGCGGCTACTGGACCCGTACCAACAATGTCGAGATCGATATCGTCGGGGCGGATCGCGCCCCCATCGCCAAGGAGCTGTTTTTCGTCGGCTCCATCAAGTGGCTGGAGCAGTCGCCCTTCGACCGGCACGATCTGGCAGCTCTCCACCGCCACCGCGCCGCCCTCACCGACGAACCTGTCCCCGTCGTGGCGGTCTCGCGCAGCGGCGTCGACTGTGCGGGGCTCGATGCCGCCTACGGCCCCCGCGATTTGTTGACCGCTTGGTCGCTGTGAGTGGCGGATGGTAGGCGCGGCACGGAAGTTGGGGAACGCGATCAGGCTGAACAGACGTTGCGGAGAAGTTCTGGGACCTCGGCTCCTTGCCGGCGCTGTTGTGTAACGTTGGTGATCCTGAGCCTTCTCGTACCCTGTCGTGGATCCCGTGCTGGGACGGTGCTGGGATGGCGCGGCATTTCCGCAGGTCAAAGGCTCGTGGTGGAGTTCCGCTTCAACGTATGACCTCCCCCGCGTCGCTGACCTGGGAAGATGAGGTCTCCGCGGTAAGTGCGGCCGGCGATGCCGGGTCGGTTCGGCCCGGCGCCGAGCCTTCACGGCTGTCCTCCGTGACAGGGCCGAACAGCGTTGCCGCGGCCCGCGCAGGAGCCTGACCGCCGGGGCCGCCGCGTCCGGTGGGGTACAGCCGGCCGGACCGATGAATAAAATCGGCTCTCATGTCGAACACTGACGAACTGCTCGTTGACCTGGCCGCCACGGTGGAGTCCGAGCAGAGCAATCAGATGTCCCTGACCGTGGTCACCGGCGGCGCTGTCATCACCGGACGGTTGGCTCCCGAAGCCGTATGGAGGCAGCGTGTGTCGGAGATCCTGAGGGACTCGGACCGCCTCGGCCCCTTCTCCGGCGTCTTCACCGCCGACCAGACGCAGGGCCGGCCCGACCGCGGTGGGCCGCCCACCCATCTGCATTTTCACGTCGCCCGAATCCTGCAAGGAAGCATGGCAATCCCCGAGACGGGCGGGATGTACCGCGTCGCGATCAAGGACGTCAGCGGCTGGACCGTTGGCGACTTCAGCTACTCCGACTCATGAGTCGCGGACCCCTGGTCGGCACTGGAGGAGGCGCTGTCTTGCCGACCGGACACTGAACGCGTTGAGGGTTCGACCGGCGCGCGCCGGTCGAGCCCTCAACGCTGTCCTGGTCTCGGCTTTCGCCTGACCCGCCGGTCA is a window of Streptomyces violaceusniger Tu 4113 DNA encoding:
- a CDS encoding ATP-binding protein — its product is MVDFVGRRQELATLERELQKVAAGVGGERPGRCVMLRGRRRVGKSRLVERFAERSGAPFLFYAATGASPRDDLARLARDAQASTLPLAGLVAAARPESWDAAFDVLAAALPADRASVLVIDEVPYLMDVDGTFEGMLQRAWDRVLETKPVLLVLIGSDLSMMEALNSYGRPFHQRGREMVLGPLNPAEVGRMLGLDPAEAFDAALVTGGLPLICAEWPHGAGLWDFLNEALNDPVSALLVSAERSLAAEFPPQAQARTVLAAIGSGERTFTNIARAAGGIGATPLQRALELLTDKRIVAAELPVSLRPSKDRRYRVTDPYLRFWLHLLGPSMEEIERGRGDLTLARIRENWTSWRGRAIEPLVREALARILPDDRLPAARAVGGYWTRTNNVEIDIVGADRAPIAKELFFVGSIKWLEQSPFDRHDLAALHRHRAALTDEPVPVVAVSRSGVDCAGLDAAYGPRDLLTAWSL